The following coding sequences are from one Odontesthes bonariensis isolate fOdoBon6 chromosome 10, fOdoBon6.hap1, whole genome shotgun sequence window:
- the LOC142390592 gene encoding transmembrane protein 106C-like produces the protein MGSRMSRSGSSMSLLPERQSAAGLQTQDGNSDDDDSLDGLDRREDIAQFPYVEFTGRDSITCPTCQGTGRIPSEQVNELVALIPYSDQRLRPQRTKLYVVLSVVLCLLASSLVAFFLFPRTMVVVDAGIRSVTVRFDHSDKRVLMNMTSTLNFSNPNFFSVLVQSVNSQVLYMKTVIGTQQLDNATTILPLSDSQVNYTVSVEIGSSAPYVYAFCTMPSIKVHNIVVFMQTSVKTSYMVRTSQNSLEAYRYIDCGSNTTHPLAGRDPLSIEPPLL, from the exons ATGGGGTCGCGGATGTCGCGCAGCGGCAGCAGCATGTCGCTCCTCCCGGAGAGGCAGAGTGCTGCCGGGCTGCAGACGCAGGACGGAAACTCCGATGATGATGACTCTCTGGACGGGCTCGACAGGCGGGAGGACATCGCTCAGTTCCCGTACGTGGAGTTCACCGGCAGGGACAGCATAACATGTCCGACGTGCCAAGGCACCGGACGAATACCCTCAG AGCAAGTGAATGAACTGGTTGCATTGATCCCATACAGTGACCAAAGGCTGAGGCCCCAGCGCAC GAAGCTGTACGTGGTCCTGTCAGTGGTGCTCTGCCTTCTGGCCTCTTCGCTCGTTGCTTTCTTCCTCTTTCCCCGCACCATGGTCGTGGTGGATGCTGGGATACGCTCGGTGACTGTTCGCTTTGACCACTCAGATAAACGGGTCCTGATGAACATGACG AGCACGCTGAACTTCAGCAACCCAAACTTCTTCTCCGTGCTGGTGCAGAGCGTGAACTCCCAGGTCCTTTACATGAAGACGGTCATCGGTACGCAGCAGCTGGACAACGCCACCACCATCCTGCCGCTCAGCGACAGTCAG GTGAACTACACGGTCAGTGTGGAGATCGGCAGCAGCGCTCCCTACGTTTA TGCCTTCTGCACCATGCCCAGCATCAAGGTCCACAACATTGTTGTATTCATGCA AACCTCAGTGAAAACCTCTTACATGGTGCGGACGTCCCAGAACAGCCTGGAGGCCTATCGCTACATAGACTGCGGCTCCAACACCACGCACCCCCTGGCAGGGAGGGATCCCCTCTCCATCGAACCTCCTCTGCTGTGA
- the LOC142390092 gene encoding PTB domain-containing engulfment adapter protein 1: MSDTEDSAEIAFSVKFLGRVEVVRPDGLQILDEASQSLKVPDEYSQEKVAKKSKVHFFLSLSGIDVLEYKTKFLLYSCPLSTVSFCAVLPSSPKVFGFVAKHPAVDTHHCYLFQSNKFAHVMVSAIGDAFRASKKQESVRGGRDLIVEALRHKNKILQRENDELKRRLAAQSK; encoded by the exons ATGAGTGACACAGAAGATAGCGCTGAGATCGCTTTTTCTGTGAAG TTTCTTGGCCGAGTAGAGGTCGTCCGCCCTGACGGACTCCAGATCCTGGATGAAGCTTCTCAGAGCCTGAAGGTTC CAGATGAATACTCCCAAGAAAAGGTAGCGAAGAAAAGCAAAGTCCACTTCTTCCTTTCTCTGAGTGGGATTGACGTTTTGGAATACAAAACCAAA TTCCTGTTGTACTCGTGCCCTCTGTCCACCGTCTCCTTCTGTGCCGTCCTGCCGTCTTCACCCAAAGTATTTGGATTTGTGGCCAAACATCCTGCCGTGGACACGCACCACTGCTATCTGTTCCAGAGCAACAAGTTT GCTCACGTGATGGTTTCGGCTATTGGAGATGCCTTCCGAGCATCAAAGAAGCAGGAAAGTGTCAGAGGGGGTCGAGACCTGATAGTGGAGGCTCTCAGACACAAG AATAAAATTCTGCAGAGGGAGAatgatgagctgaagaggaggcTCGCTGCACAGTCTAAATAG
- the sars1 gene encoding serine--tRNA ligase, cytoplasmic, producing the protein MVLDLDLFRTDKGGDPEVIRETQRKRFKDVTLVDKLVDADTEWRKCRFTADNLNKAKNLCSKSIGEKMKKKEPVGDDESVPEEAQNLESLTAETLSALSVTQIKKVRLLVDEAVEKSDKERVKLEAERFEYLREIGNLLHPSVPVSNDEDADNRVERTWGDCTVQKKYSHVDLVVMIDGFEGEKGAIVAGSRGYFLKGPLVFLEQALINYALRVLYSKKYTMLYTPFFMRKEVMQEVAQLSQFDDELYKVIGKSSEKSEDSALDEKYLIATSEQPIAAFLRDEWLKPEELPIRYAGFSTCFRQEVGSHGRDTRGIFRVHQFEKIEQFVYASPHDGKSWEMFDEMIGTAEEFYQSLGIPYHIVNIVSGALNHAASKKLDLEAWFPGSGAFRELVSCSNCTDYQARRLRIRYGQTKKMMDKAEFVHMLNATMCATTRVMCAILENYQTEEGIVVPEKLREFMPPGLTEIIKFVKPAPIEQEMSKKAKKQDGGKKKKQGGGDQNLPNAMDSMSVNDS; encoded by the exons ATGGTGCTCGACTTGGATCTGTTTCGGACCGACAAAGGAGGCGATCCAGAAGTTATCCGTGAGACTCAAAGAAAGAGGTTTAAAGATGTGACGCTGGTTGATAAACTGGTCGACGCAGACACAGAGTGGAGAAAAT GCCGCTTCACTGCAGACAACCTCAACAAAGCAAAGAACCTTTGCAGCAAGAGCATCGGGGAGAAAATGAAG AAGAAGGAACCAGTTGGGGATGATGAGTCTGTACCAGAGGAAGCACAGAACCTGGAGTCCCTGACGGCTGAAACGCTATCG GCACTGTCGGTAACGCAGATCAAAAAGGTGCGTTTGCTTGTGGACGAGGCGGTGGAGAAATCCGACAAGGAGAGGGTAAAGCTGGAGGCGGAGCGCTTCGAGTACCTGAGGGAGATCGGCAACCTCCTGCACCCGTCTGTGCCTGTTAGCAACGATGAG GATGCAGACAACAGGGTGGAGCGCACCTGGGGGGACTGCACCGTCCAGAAGAAGTACTCCCACGTGGACCTGGTGGTTATGATTGATGGTTTTGAAGGGGAAAAGGGCGCCATCGTGGCCGGGAGCAGAGGTTACTTTCTGAAG GGACCTCTGGTGTTCCTGGAGCAAGCTCTGATCAACTACGCCCTGAGGGTCCTCTACAGCAAGAAGTACACCATGCTGTACACGCCTTTCTTCATGAGGAAAGAGGTCATGCAGGAGGTGGCCCAGCTCAGCCAGTTCGACGATGAGCTTTACAAG GTCATCGGTAAGAGCAGCGAGAAGTCGGAAGACAGCGCCTTAGATGAGAAGTACCTCATCGCCACCTCCGAGCAGCCCATCGCAGCCTTCCTGAGAGACGAGTGGCTCAAACCCGAGGAGCTGCCCATCCGCTACGCCGGCTTCTCCACCTGCTTCAGACAGGAAGTGGGTTCCCACGGACGGGACACCCGCGGGATCTTCAGGGTGCACCAGTTTGAGAAG ATCGAGCAGTTTGTTTACGCCTCGCCACACGACGGAAAATCCTGGGAGATGTTTGATGAGATGATCGGTACAGCAGAAGAGTTCTACCAGTCTCTGGGGATTCCTTATCATATCGTCAACATCGTCTCCG GCGCCCTGAATCATGCAGCCAGTAAGAAGCTGGATCTGGAAGCCTGGTTTCCCGGCTCGGGCGCCTTCAGAGAGCTGGTCTCCTGCTCAAACTGCACCGACTACCAGGCCAGACGCCTCCGCATCCGCTACGGACAGACCAAAAAGATGATGGACAAG gCAGAGTTTGTCCACATGCTGAACGCCACCATGTGCGCGACCACGCGCGTGATGTGCGCCATCCTGGAAAACTACCAAACCGAAGAGGGCATCGTTGTTCCGGAGAAGCTCAGGGAGTTCATGCCTCCTG GCTTGACGGAGATCATTAAGTTTGTTAAGCCGGCTCCCATCGAACAGGAGATGTCCAAGAAAGCAAAGAAGCAGGACggagggaagaagaagaagcagggggggggggaccaGAACCTCCCAAACGCCATGGACAGCATGTCCGTCAACGACTCGTAG